One genomic window of Actinoplanes lobatus includes the following:
- a CDS encoding protein kinase family protein: MCAGASCCSAPESAAPEKHTEECTTEGGLVTQVGEGHETAADGAGPVMTFGAPTVGEILAERYQLEQHVNNDSAGRQVWRGIDVILRRAVAVVLRHPGGDSATEMLQAAVAASRVIHPNLVGVYDAIDEQQRAYVVREWVDGESLRDLIGAEGPLDPARAIAIAHSVADALTAVHATGMVHGNVHPGSTLIADDGRVVLADARADAAGSNETDVRAVGGILYFALTGHWPHAEVGQSGLPDANRDSSGNPAAPRQIRAGVPAYLDDLTMDLLDRRVAAPASDALTAELGRLDAASEDDEYEDVGPLRFVQGGGSGSSEPVRSAPKILLGVGALVVIAIIGLIFGINAINDTSSNADNGQSTTAGGATGQDGTPDVTQTQAPVPKQIKLTADMVRIVDPPPGDRDDASEAKLTVDGNQETAWKLAWYSQPKFGNSKKGMGLLIDLGEARSLSEVQVTTSAPGVVMDLRVGTSDPGDSSNGDKKVLEQFTSLSDAEGGPTKSTGTKHVLSVADPTQKYQYVMVFLSELPRNEDTPGYQVNVNEIELYGY, from the coding sequence ATGTGCGCCGGAGCCTCGTGTTGTTCAGCGCCCGAGTCTGCAGCACCCGAGAAGCACACCGAGGAATGCACCACCGAGGGAGGACTGGTGACCCAGGTCGGCGAAGGCCACGAGACCGCGGCCGACGGAGCCGGGCCGGTCATGACCTTCGGTGCCCCCACCGTCGGTGAGATCCTGGCCGAGCGCTACCAGCTGGAACAGCACGTCAACAACGACAGTGCGGGCCGGCAGGTCTGGCGGGGCATCGACGTCATCCTGCGCCGGGCGGTCGCCGTCGTTCTCCGGCATCCGGGCGGTGACTCGGCCACCGAGATGCTCCAGGCCGCCGTCGCGGCGAGCCGGGTGATCCACCCCAACCTGGTCGGCGTCTATGACGCGATCGACGAGCAGCAGCGGGCCTACGTGGTCCGGGAGTGGGTGGACGGCGAGTCGCTGCGCGATCTGATCGGCGCCGAGGGTCCCCTGGACCCGGCGCGGGCGATCGCCATCGCGCACTCGGTGGCCGACGCGCTCACCGCGGTGCATGCCACCGGCATGGTGCACGGCAATGTGCATCCCGGCAGCACCCTGATCGCCGACGACGGCCGGGTCGTGCTGGCGGACGCGCGGGCCGACGCGGCCGGCAGCAACGAGACGGACGTCCGCGCGGTCGGCGGCATCCTGTATTTCGCTCTCACCGGTCACTGGCCGCACGCCGAGGTGGGCCAGTCCGGCCTGCCGGATGCGAATCGCGACAGTTCCGGCAACCCGGCGGCTCCGCGTCAGATCCGGGCCGGTGTCCCGGCGTACCTCGACGATCTGACCATGGACCTGCTGGACCGTCGCGTCGCCGCCCCGGCGTCCGACGCGCTCACCGCGGAGCTCGGCCGGCTGGACGCCGCCTCCGAGGACGACGAGTACGAGGACGTCGGTCCCCTGCGCTTCGTGCAGGGCGGCGGTTCGGGCTCCAGCGAGCCGGTCCGTAGCGCGCCGAAGATCCTGCTCGGGGTCGGCGCCCTGGTGGTCATCGCGATCATCGGCCTGATCTTCGGCATCAACGCGATCAACGACACCAGCTCCAACGCCGACAACGGCCAGTCGACGACGGCCGGCGGCGCCACGGGGCAGGACGGCACCCCCGACGTGACGCAGACCCAGGCGCCCGTGCCGAAGCAGATCAAGCTGACCGCCGACATGGTGCGCATCGTCGACCCGCCGCCCGGCGACCGTGACGACGCCTCCGAGGCGAAGCTGACCGTCGACGGCAACCAGGAGACCGCGTGGAAGCTGGCGTGGTATTCGCAGCCCAAGTTCGGTAACAGCAAGAAGGGCATGGGCCTGCTGATCGACCTGGGCGAGGCACGGTCGCTGTCCGAGGTGCAGGTCACCACGTCGGCGCCGGGTGTGGTGATGGACCTGCGGGTCGGCACCAGCGACCCGGGCGACAGCTCCAACGGTGACAAGAAGGTGCTCGAGCAGTTCACGTCGCTCAGCGACGCCGAGGGCGGCCCGACCAAGAGCACCGGCACCAAGCACGTGCTCTCCGTTGCCGACCCGACCCAGAAGTACCAGTACGTCATGGTCTTCCTGAGCGAGCTGCCGCGTAACGAGGACACCCCGGGCTACCAGGTCAACGTCAACGAGATCGAGCTGTACGGATACTGA
- a CDS encoding GNAT family protein, with product MSRRLVNLTLDTLEDLPRPCRECVYWELDPVSAERACATGDPGLEKEAWVSQTLLEWGSCGKLAYVDGMPAGFVMYAPPAYVPRSMAFPTSPVSADAALLTTAKVVPAFAGGGLGRMLVQGVARDLTKRGVKAVEAFGDAKPDEADATCVAPVDFFLSVGFKTVRPHPRFPRLRLELRTALSWKSDVEYALEKLLGSMSPETLLRPVRPVTATRSADN from the coding sequence ATGTCGCGACGCCTGGTCAATCTCACCCTCGACACGCTCGAGGACCTGCCCCGGCCGTGCCGTGAGTGCGTCTACTGGGAGCTGGATCCGGTCTCCGCGGAGCGGGCCTGCGCCACCGGCGACCCCGGTCTGGAGAAGGAGGCGTGGGTCTCCCAGACGCTCCTGGAGTGGGGTTCCTGCGGCAAGCTCGCCTATGTGGACGGCATGCCGGCCGGGTTCGTCATGTACGCGCCACCCGCCTACGTGCCCCGCTCGATGGCCTTCCCGACGTCCCCGGTGAGCGCCGACGCCGCTCTGCTCACCACGGCCAAGGTGGTGCCCGCCTTTGCCGGTGGCGGGCTGGGCCGGATGTTGGTGCAGGGGGTCGCCCGTGACCTCACCAAGCGCGGTGTGAAGGCCGTGGAGGCCTTCGGTGACGCCAAACCGGACGAGGCCGACGCGACGTGTGTGGCCCCGGTCGATTTCTTCCTGTCGGTGGGCTTCAAGACGGTCCGCCCGCACCCCCGGTTCCCGCGGTTGCGGCTGGAGCTGCGGACGGCCCTGTCCTGGAAGTCCGACGTCGAGTACGCGCTGGAGAAGCTGCTCGGCTCGATGAGCCCGGAGACGCTGCTGCGCCCGGTCCGGCCGGTGACCGCAACGCGGTCCGCCGACAACTAG
- the trxB gene encoding thioredoxin-disulfide reductase yields MDEVRNLIIIGSGPSGYTAALYAARANLNPLVIEGVNSGGALMTTTEVENFPGHRDGIMGPALMDNMRAQAEKFGAEFLTDDVTRVELTDKPTEAGTEGLKTVWVGDQQFFARAVILATGSAWRPIGVPGEQELLGHGVSSCATCDGFFFRGHDIVVVGGGDSAMEEATFLTRFAETVTIVHRRDSFRASKVMQKRALDNPKIKIEWNSVVEEILGEDGKVTGVRLKNVQSGEAKVLDVTGVFVAIGHDPRSELFKGQIELDDEGYVKVQSPSTRTNVQGVFAAGDLVDHTYRQAITASGTGCAAALDAERFIASFVEL; encoded by the coding sequence GTGGACGAGGTCCGCAATCTGATCATCATCGGTTCCGGACCGTCGGGCTACACCGCGGCGTTGTACGCGGCCCGCGCCAACCTGAACCCCCTGGTGATCGAGGGTGTGAACTCCGGCGGCGCCCTGATGACCACCACCGAGGTGGAGAACTTCCCGGGACACCGGGACGGGATCATGGGCCCGGCGCTGATGGACAACATGCGCGCCCAGGCGGAGAAGTTCGGCGCCGAGTTCCTGACCGACGACGTCACCCGGGTCGAGCTGACCGACAAGCCGACCGAGGCCGGCACCGAGGGCCTCAAGACGGTCTGGGTCGGTGACCAGCAGTTCTTCGCCCGTGCCGTGATCCTGGCGACCGGCTCCGCGTGGCGGCCGATCGGCGTGCCCGGCGAGCAGGAGCTGCTCGGCCACGGCGTCTCGTCCTGTGCCACCTGTGACGGCTTCTTCTTCCGCGGCCACGACATCGTGGTGGTCGGCGGCGGCGACTCGGCGATGGAGGAGGCCACCTTCCTCACCCGGTTCGCCGAGACCGTGACCATCGTGCACCGCCGTGACTCGTTCCGGGCCAGCAAGGTCATGCAGAAGCGGGCGCTGGACAACCCGAAGATCAAGATCGAGTGGAACTCGGTGGTCGAGGAGATCCTCGGCGAGGACGGCAAGGTCACCGGCGTCCGCCTGAAGAACGTGCAGTCCGGCGAGGCCAAGGTCCTCGACGTCACCGGTGTCTTCGTGGCGATCGGCCACGACCCGCGCAGCGAGCTCTTCAAGGGCCAGATCGAGCTGGACGACGAGGGCTATGTGAAGGTGCAGTCGCCCAGCACCCGGACCAACGTCCAAGGCGTGTTCGCCGCGGGTGACCTGGTCGACCACACCTACCGGCAGGCCATCACCGCCTCCGGCACCGGCTGTGCCGCAGCGCTCGACGCCGAGCGCTTCATCGCTTCATTCGTAGAGCTGTAA
- the sigM gene encoding RNA polymerase sigma factor SigM, whose protein sequence is MTFRDGSGATPSDAELVRAHVAGDREAFAELVRRHRDRLWAVALRTVGDREEAADAVQDALLNAHRNAARFRGEAAVTTWLHRIVVNACLDRIRRRQAHPTVPLPEGNRDDDRPSGPEPAAPAPDQDTVLVVREALAALPVEQRAAIVLVDVQGYGVAEAAAMLGVAEGTVKSRCARGRARMAVTLGYLRGNRTGGGTVPSRSESAGPLPTGPERREPR, encoded by the coding sequence GTGACTTTCCGGGACGGATCAGGCGCGACGCCGAGCGACGCCGAGCTGGTCCGTGCCCACGTGGCCGGCGATCGGGAGGCGTTCGCCGAGCTGGTCCGCCGCCATCGGGACCGGCTCTGGGCGGTGGCGCTGCGGACCGTCGGCGACCGCGAGGAGGCCGCCGACGCGGTTCAGGACGCCCTGCTCAACGCACATCGCAACGCGGCCCGGTTCCGCGGCGAGGCGGCCGTCACGACGTGGCTGCACCGGATCGTGGTGAACGCCTGCCTCGACCGGATCCGCCGGCGGCAGGCGCACCCGACCGTGCCGCTGCCGGAGGGCAACCGTGACGACGACCGCCCCTCCGGTCCGGAGCCGGCCGCACCCGCCCCCGACCAGGACACGGTTCTCGTGGTGCGGGAGGCGCTGGCCGCCCTGCCGGTCGAGCAGCGGGCCGCGATCGTGCTGGTCGACGTTCAGGGGTACGGCGTGGCCGAGGCCGCGGCGATGCTCGGCGTGGCGGAGGGCACGGTGAAGAGCCGGTGCGCCCGCGGCCGCGCCAGAATGGCGGTGACCCTGGGGTATCTCCGGGGGAACCGGACCGGCGGTGGGACCGTCCCATCCAGGTCGGAGTCGGCGGGACCGCTGCCGACCGGACCGGAACGGAGGGAGCCACGGTGA
- the trxA gene encoding thioredoxin → MGATKVVTDATFADDVLRSDKPVLVDFWAEWCVPCKKVDPLLAEIAAEMGDKVEIVKVNIDENPQTAMAYQVMSVPTLTIFKDGERINSVAGAKPKSFLVNFIESAL, encoded by the coding sequence GTGGGAGCAACCAAGGTGGTCACCGACGCCACCTTCGCCGATGACGTGCTGCGTTCCGACAAGCCGGTGCTGGTGGACTTCTGGGCCGAGTGGTGCGTGCCCTGCAAGAAGGTCGACCCGCTGCTCGCCGAGATCGCCGCCGAGATGGGCGACAAGGTGGAGATCGTCAAGGTGAACATCGACGAGAATCCGCAGACCGCCATGGCGTACCAGGTCATGTCGGTGCCGACGCTGACCATCTTCAAGGATGGTGAGCGGATCAACTCGGTGGCCGGCGCCAAGCCCAAGAGCTTCCTGGTCAACTTCATCGAGTCGGCGCTCTGA
- a CDS encoding N-acetylmuramoyl-L-alanine amidase: MRSIRRGDTGPAVSEIRSILVGLELLDEAEPDVFDEALETAVRAFQQNRGLGVDGMVGDETWGALDAARWRLGSRTLFHSVPDALVGEDVRALQERLLEMGYDTGRPDAVYGARTARAVAQFQREIGLVQDGSCGPQTMKALRRLGRKVVGGRPQWLREAEAFRQSGPNLVGKTIVIDPGHGGGDDTGVLVPDGPLRWNEADLVFDLASRLEGRLSAAGMRVHLTRGPSPAAPMSGAERAALANSLGADLLISLHLDGHTSDAAEGVATYHYGTGNGLSSTVGERLAALVQREIVVRAGMHDCRTHAKTWDLLRLTRMPTVRVDLGYLTSPTDRERLIDPMFREQIVEALLAAVQRMYFPVERDVPTGSIDVRQLRLALADKN; this comes from the coding sequence GTGCGGTCCATCCGACGCGGAGACACCGGCCCAGCTGTTTCCGAGATTCGGTCGATCCTGGTCGGCCTGGAATTGCTCGACGAGGCTGAACCCGACGTCTTCGACGAGGCGCTGGAGACCGCGGTCCGCGCCTTCCAGCAGAACCGTGGTCTCGGCGTGGACGGGATGGTCGGCGACGAGACATGGGGCGCGCTGGACGCGGCCCGCTGGCGGCTCGGCTCCCGGACCCTGTTCCATTCGGTGCCCGACGCGCTCGTCGGCGAGGACGTCCGGGCGCTCCAGGAGCGGCTGCTCGAGATGGGGTACGACACCGGTCGCCCCGACGCCGTCTACGGCGCCCGGACAGCCCGCGCGGTGGCCCAGTTCCAGCGCGAGATCGGCCTCGTCCAGGACGGCTCCTGCGGCCCGCAGACCATGAAGGCGCTGCGCCGGCTGGGCCGCAAGGTGGTCGGCGGCCGCCCGCAGTGGCTGCGCGAGGCCGAGGCGTTCCGGCAGTCCGGTCCCAACCTGGTCGGCAAGACGATCGTCATCGACCCGGGCCACGGCGGTGGCGACGACACCGGCGTCCTGGTGCCGGACGGGCCACTCCGGTGGAACGAGGCCGACCTGGTGTTCGACCTGGCCTCCCGGCTGGAGGGCCGGCTCTCCGCGGCCGGCATGCGGGTGCACCTGACCCGCGGTCCGTCACCGGCCGCCCCGATGAGCGGCGCCGAACGGGCCGCCCTGGCCAACAGCCTCGGCGCCGATCTGCTGATCTCGCTGCATCTGGACGGGCACACGTCCGACGCGGCCGAGGGCGTGGCGACCTACCACTACGGCACCGGAAACGGGCTCAGCTCCACCGTGGGCGAGCGGCTCGCGGCCCTGGTCCAGCGGGAGATCGTCGTGCGCGCCGGGATGCACGACTGCCGGACCCACGCGAAGACCTGGGACCTGCTGCGCCTCACCCGGATGCCGACGGTCCGGGTCGACCTCGGTTACCTGACCTCGCCGACGGACCGGGAGCGGCTGATCGACCCGATGTTCCGGGAGCAGATCGTCGAGGCGCTGCTCGCCGCGGTCCAGCGGATGTACTTCCCGGTGGAACGGGACGTGCCGACCGGGTCGATCGACGTACGCCAGCTTCGTTTGGCTTTGGCTGACAAGAACTAG